The Palaemon carinicauda isolate YSFRI2023 chromosome 9, ASM3689809v2, whole genome shotgun sequence sequence AACCGCCCAAtaggatatatggggcacaggCCAACAACCTCCcatgcaatgccgctgctccctagtgctgaaGGGTGAGGTTGGGGTaatgatggaggtcccagtgccggTTGTACCAAATCCGTTGTCGTCACTCTCACTGCTGCCTCAGCTGCTGCTTATGATGTcatgtgggtggggggggggggggcattgatttccttcgtcttccccttcctctatttcctttccttcagatgttgggcgggggatggtgtgcgtgtgccacagcccatccGCCATCGGCGTTTTTTGCGGGGCACTCTTTAGATtgatgaccgtaggcctgaaaaGTGTAACAGCGGAGGGATCCTTacgtggggcactccactcgttggtgcccctctccccctcactgccaatatctgaagactcttttcacctcctgactgcgttctcccctctcctgctTTGGGGGTTAGTGAGtgtctctcatggctgccaccttctcagaaTTGGGGCAGTTATTAtcagtaattttttcttctggcaaactgtctagaatgttttgtatcgccatcactacatctgctaacgagcaattatcatcgaacaaataaccacatgaatACGGGTTTATTAATCTAAGAATatatttacgggcaattgcttttttatcacctcggagattggcactccgggcaGCAAGCGAATCACAATCCATGAAAATGCAAGTTGCAAagctaagaacagattcacctttccgaattttgggtttttaattttcttttgtccccctttctcgcatcgggtaagtcatatttctcaattaaacgttgtctTATTTCAGAatgacttcttaaactgtcttgtggccaacacattaccttcattgccagagcatctttcagcaatctaattacttgaatagctttttctctttcagacctcccatatgtggctacttcaaagtctctcaaaaacattttgatcgattgaaacccttcgttaggcggttgatcattaaaaggcctaacacttgcctggagttctggtaatTTATGAACTACAATATTAttttcactcagctgtgcatgtgtactttcacttgtgcgggtttgaacttcgtttatgtacgtcagatatgctgtggttgcacgccgttcctcttctcgttcaaccaagactctgttcattaacgctaggttatctaacttattttctaattcctGTGTTCGAAGTtgttgtctatattcttcatcagcatcactataaccaactgctcctccATTTTCCTCTTTCGCAGTAGtaatgtctgctatgttagttcctGCGTTTCTagccatcttgaacttttattttaccggcttaaagaacaacttcgctcacagcttACACAAAgagacgtatttgtacacctgacaccaatatgtcccatgtcaatagGAGtatggttttttcactttattgcaaagaggttcatgaatacactgtgtacagtgGATACAATCAAGAGAATGCCTTGTCTACTGATCGCCTCAAATGGTACTAATTAACTCTCAAAAACAAGATGCAATCTTactctctcaacatgctgaattgctagcttttgtggaattctccactctgatggaaatatattgtcacattatgattctagggacacgtcacgtataacaggGTTTAGTGAttgcgccctccaatttatgacattCATAGTACTCTTAACCAGGTCAGTAACCTCAAAGTGTAaaacacatattttacatacatggattaggacatatatatatatatatatatatatatatatatatatatatatatatatatatatatatatatatatatatatatatatatatatatataaagtaatacctTGAGCTCGTATTTCAGATAAATTTGTCCCTCATAAAATAACTCAGAAAATATCAATCCATTCTCACCCTCTGAagaaacacctaaaaacagtatattacagtggaaaaacatgttttcaatttttctaattcacaacctatgctcacaaaataacaaacacCTCTGGCTGGTtatgatttgaaataaaatttgaCTTTATTATGGAGTTCTCACCTTCAAGACAGACGGTAGAgacggtgtgtgcggaggaggcgggagagagaaaggggaggagactTGATGGCAACATGTTCGGTACGCTATAATTTTGTGACACtttgtaacataacttaaactttaaattcaacttaaatgaaattagcttacattacacacacttaaaaataaatgttaatcctACGTTACACTGAACTCAATTCTAaatttgctataattttttttttttacttttcttcttccggcttgctCTTTTTATCTCGCTTTTTGactcacttttaccttcactttttgccggcctctttaaaaggaacctatctagggatctTTACTATTGTCTCCCATTCAAAATGTTACGATAATGACGAACATAAGTGTCGTCCCAAAatgctaacgcacgaccacacgccaacttgtccgggtgactattttctataaaataaaaaaactcttgccactttgctaacatgtctctgatttcctttgtAGAAAGGATgtcctcctctccctcttcctcctcgctactgagctcttgcaacacctccgaatgttgcatctcctggtgctcgatcaattcctgtgtcgtgagctcttcccgATGCTCCTCAACAAAGTCGTTCACGTCTTCCTCACATACCtgcagccccatggactttccaagagacacgatttcatccaccacaatcGGTTCAGGTTCATCAGGGTCTGGTGTATCGAACCCTTCAACGTCTCTCTCAGCGAAGGAAGCTGgctacaatttcttccatgctgaattaagaatTCTTCAAGTGATACCCTGCCATGCATTGTCAATAATTTTttagcaatggacgatattgaaatgttccttccaaaattcacgaagagTGAGATTAGTGTTGTCTGTGCCATCAAAGCACATCTTGAGCAAATGCTtcatgtacagttttttaaagctggaaatttcttgttggtccatgggccagaggagtggtgtggtgttgggcgggagataaaggatcttgatgaacctgtactcatcaagaaggtcctcttcgagaccaggcgGGTGACAAGAGGCATTGTCGAGtcccaggagacatttcattgacaggcttttctcggccaaatattttttgactgccaggccaaagcacagattaacccatacTGTGAAGAAATGCCAAGTAACCCTATTCTTAGCATTAGCGCGCTGCaccacttgcagtttttctttcaagatccttttgATCTTGAACGCACGTGGGTATTCTGAGTGGTTCACCAGCAGTGGTTcaaccttacagtcaccgctggcattggtaCGCAAGCCTAGAGTTAGCCGGTCCTTCGTGGGTTTATGGttcggtagtctcttctcctctgccgggaggaatgtcctcctgggcatcttcttccagaaaaagccagtttcatcgcagttgaacaatTGTTGGGGGGTGTATCCTTGTTCTGCGAAAgctgaggcaaaggttttgacaTAGTCCGCCGCGGCTTTCAAGCCGGagcttgctgcttccccatgcctcacaaccgagtgtatcccaatCCGTTTTCTGAAATTATCTAACCAGCCACAACTGGCTTTGAAGATTTTTGCTGGCATCGAAGTCCCCAccctctcagctgcttgctttactttcaagtcatcgtagattcctctggccttttcacagatgatcatctgggtcacgctatctcccgccaactgtttctcctttatccatattaaaagaaacCTCTCTGTCTTGTTATGAATATCACTGTGCAGCCTGTAAAGGATGGctagtcctttggaaggcttggtactctttatagcatccttttgcttaaggattgtatatattgttgATGTATTCCTCTCATATTGGCGACCCagtcagtcactcgtacaccactttcatgtttttcgattatttcatgctttacttgattgtcatcatatgctttttcttttcattacccTTGTTTACacttgcttgctttggacccattgcttattcacttaattctgtacggATTAACGCAGAAAagcacgtaaaaaatgcaaacactacatcCCATGCTTGGATATAACTTTACACTACGGAGATCCGACGGTAAAGATaaagcgatgctgtcctcgtgagcagcctctcacaTACTTGGCCACCTAGTGCCTGCATAGGGAACTGTCTTGTATCTTTGTATCTCAAATTTGTTTCATATATCGGGGCAAAAATctgctcgaaactttcctcgtattTCAAATCTCTCGTATGCTGGGAC is a genomic window containing:
- the LOC137646369 gene encoding tigger transposable element-derived protein 1-like, giving the protein MIICEKARGIYDDLKVKQAAERVGTSMPAKIFKASCGWLDNFRKRIGIHSVVRHGEAASSGLKAAADYVKTFASAFAEQGYTPQQLFNCDETGFFWKKMPRRTFLPAEEKRLPNHKPTKDRLTLGLRTNASGDCKVEPLLVNHSEYPRAFKIKRILKEKLQVVQRANAKNRVTWHFFTVWVNLCFGLAVKKYLAEKSLSMKCLLGLDNASCHPPGLEEDLLDEYRFIKILYLPPNTTPLLWPMDQQEISSFKKLYMKHLLKMCFDGTDNTNLTLREFWKEHFNIVHC